A window of the Cannabis sativa cultivar Pink pepper isolate KNU-18-1 chromosome X, ASM2916894v1, whole genome shotgun sequence genome harbors these coding sequences:
- the LOC115695271 gene encoding uncharacterized protein LOC115695271, whose translation MSTLTLPAPFATLFLKLQSTSSPVAASYKAAGEKLSDQNDLIWNKISPSVDKVISSAKLNLEQWKFAQNMSLRPLSSPNDSEGLEQWTKPSHTQLKVNVDGATFVQQNHFGFGFIARDHDGILIEALQSCKPGAIDAELAEAIGVKEALSWIKRKGWHNVIVETDCINVVHALRIKVHMISPYGSIINESKLLLSVLNNVYVIFVKRSANKVAHFLARDSYSKADCIISRDSIPTMLMSLILKDS comes from the exons ATGTCAACATTGACACTACCTGCCCCCTTTGCAACTCTTTTCCTGAAACTTCAATCCACCTCTTCACCAGTTGCAGCTTCGTACAAAGCTGCTGGAGAAAAGCTTTCAGATCA GAATGATCTTATTTGGAACAAAATTTCTCCTTCTGTAGACAAAGTCATCTCCTCTGCAAAACTCAACCTTGAACAATGGAAATTTGCTCAAAATATGTCTCTCCGCCCACTATCCTCTCCAAACGATAGTGAAGGACTTGAGCAATGGACCAAACCAAGTCATACTCAACTCAAGGTTAATGTAGACGGTGCTACCTTTGTTCAACAGAACCACTTCGGCTTTGGTTTTATAGCCAGAGATCACGATGGAATCCTTATTGAAGCCTTACAATCTTGCAAACCAGGTGCTATTGATGCTGAACTTGCTGAAGCAATTGGTGTCAAAGAAGCTCTTAGCTGGATCAAAAGAAAAGGCTGGCATAATGTTATTGTTGAAACTGACTGCATTAATGTTGTCCATGCTCTGCGAATTAAAGTCCATATGATCTCTCCATATGGCTCCATTATTAATGAGTCTAAGCTATTGTTATCTGTTCTTAATAATGTTTATGTTATTTTCGTTAAACGATCTGCGAATAAGGTTGCCCATTTCCTTGCAAGGGACTCTTATTCTAAAGCTGATTGTATTATTAGTAGGGATTCCATTCCTACTATGTTAATGTCCTTGATTTTGAAGGACAGTTGA